GATCAGGGCGACGCCGCCGCCCGGGACGATGCCTTCCTCGACGGCCGCACGGGTCGCGTGCAGGGCGTCTTCGACGCGCGCCTTCTTTTCCTTCATCTCGACTTCGGTGGCGGCACCGACCTTGATCACCGCAACGCCGCCGGCCAGCTTGGCCACGCGCTCCTGCAGCTTCTCGCGGTCGTAGTCGGAGGAGGTCTCCTCGATCTGCGCCTTGATCTGCTTGATGCGCGCCTCGATGCCCGCGCCTTCGCCGGCGCCATCGATGATGGTGGTGTTTTCCTTCGACACCTGGATCTTCTTGGCGCGGCCGAGGTCCTTGATGGTGGCCTTCTCCAGCGACAGGCCGACTTCCTCGGAAATCACCACGCCGCCGGTCAGGATCGCCATGTCTTCCAGCATCGCCTTGCGACGGTCGCCGAAGCCCGGGGCCTTCACCGCGCAGACCTTGACGATGCCGCGGATGGTGTTGACCACCAGGGTCGCCAGCGCTTCGCCTTCGACTTCCTCCGCCACGATCAGCAGCGGCTTGCCGGCCTTGGCCACGCCCTCGAGGACGGGCAGCAGGTCGCGCACGTTGGAGATCTTCTTGTCGTACAGCAGGATGAAGGGATCATCCAGGTCGGCCGACATCGACTGCTGGTTGTTGACGAAGTACGGGCTCAGGTAGCCGCGGTCGAACTGCATGCCCTCGACCACGTCGAGTTCGTTGTCCAGGCCGCTGCCTTCCTCGACCGTGATCACGCCTTCCTTGCCGACCTTGTCCATCGCCTGCGCGATCAGGTCGCCGATGTTGGCATCCGAGTTCGCGGAGATCGCGCCGACCTGGGCGATTTCCTTGCTGGTCGACGACGGCTTGGACAGCGACTTCAGTTCGCCGACCGCGGCCTTCACCGCCTGGTCGATGCCGCGCTTCAGGTCCATCGGGTTCATGCCGGCGGCGACCGCCTTCATGCCCTCGCGGATGAACGCCTGCGCCAGCACGGTGGCGGTGGTGGTGCCGTCGCCGGCGTTGTCGGAGGTCTTGGAAGCGACTTCCTTCACCATCTGCGCGCCCATGTTCTCGAACGCGTCAGCCAGTTCGATTTCCTTGGCGACGGAGACGCCGTCCTTGGTGATGGTCGGCGCGCCGTAGCTCTTCTGCAGCACGACGTTGCGGCCCTTCGGGCCGAGGGTCGCCTTCACGGCGTTGGCGAGCACGTTGACGCCGCGCACCATCTTGGAGCGCGCGTCTTCGCCGAAACGAATGTCCTTGACAGCCATTGCGAATTACCTCGAAAAATTATTCGGATGAGAAATGTGTGGGAGCGACGCGCGATCAGCCGAGGATCGCGAACAGGTCGTCTTCCTTCACCACCAGCAGCTCGACGCCGTCCAGCTTCACTTCGGTGCCGCTGTACTTGCCGAACAGCACCTTGTCGCCGACCTTGACCTGCGGCGCGCGGACCTGGCCGTTGTCCAGCACCTTGCCGGTGCCGACGGCGACGACTTCGCCCTTGATCGGCTTCTCGGTGGCCGAATCCGGGATCACGATCCCGCCGGCGGACAGCTTCTCTTCTTCCATGCGCTTGATGACCACGCGGTCGTGCAGCGGCTTGATATTGGACATGGCAACCTCGGTAAATGGTTGATTGACGTGGAAAAACCCGGCGATTTTAGCAGTCGCGCGAAGCGAGTGCCAAACCGCGGACAACAGAACCGGGCGAACCCGGCATGCCACCGAGATGGGGCGGGCCCGCCGACTTTCAAGGGCCGCACGCGGATGTCCGCCAGGCCCGCCGGATCGGGGCAGCCGCTACCCTATGCCGGTGAGCGCCCTGATCTGCTTCTGCACCTGTCCCGACGCCGACAGCGCCGAGCGCATCGCCACCGCGCTGGTGGCCGAGCGCCTGGCCGCCTGCGTCAACCTCCTGCCCGGCCTGCGTTCGGTCTATCGCTGGCAACGCAAGGTCGAGGCCGCGGCCGAGGTCCTGCTGCTGGTCAAGACCAGTGCCGAGGCCTACCCCGCCCTGCAGGAACGCCTGCGCCAACTGCATCCCTACGAACTCCCGGAGCTGCTCGCGGTCGAAGCCGCGTCCGGCCTGCCCGAATACCTGCAATGGCTGGCCGCCGAGAGCCGACCGGTAAACTGAGCCAATGACCGCATCCACGATCCGCCTGCGCCGCTGGCTGGCCGGGCTCGCCCTGCTGCTTGCGCTGCCCGCGACCTCGGCCGTCGCCCAGGACTTCGAACTGCCGCCGGTCGACGAGGTCTTCGTCCTGTCCGCGCAGGCCACCGCGCCGGACCGCATCGAGGTGCGCTGGCGGATCGCCGACGGCTATTACCTGTACCGGCACCGCACCTCGGTCAAGGCCGATGCCGCCTTCACCGGCGCGACCATGGCGCTGCCGAAGGGCAAGGCCTACCGCGACGAATTCTTCGGCGACGTCGAAACCTACCGCAAGGAATTGCTCGGCACCCTCACCGGCACGCCCGCGGCCGGCGCGAGCGCGACCACCCTGACCGTGAAGTACCAGGGCTGCGCCGATGCCGGCGTGTGCTACCCGCCGCAGACCCGCACCCTGAAGGTCGCGTTGCCGGGCGAAGCGGGCGCTGGCGGCTTCGGCTGTAAGGCGCGCGGGCTGCATGATTATGTCGTCAAGAACGGCTCTGCCGATCATCCCAACGCCGAGGTGAAATTCGCACTGGGTGATGTGGTCAACACCATGATCGGCTGCACTAATGGTGAAACGATCATGCTGTGCCACGACACCTCGCTGCCGCGCCCCTATTCTCTCGGCTTTCGGGTGCAAGGCACCGAGGGGCTGTGGATGGACGTCAACAAGTCGATCTATCTGGAGGGCAAGAGCCCACAGCCGCACCGCTGGGAGCCTGCCGAGGGCTGGTTTGCGAAATACGATCACCCGCTATGGAAACGCTACGCCGATCTGGCGGCAGGGGCCGGGCATGGCGGGATGGACTGGTTCGTGATCCACGCTTTTGTCGAGGCGCTGAAGGCCAAGGCCCCGATGCCAATCGACATTTACGACGCGCTGGCCTGGAGCGCGATCACGCCTCTGTCGGAACAATCGATTGCTGAGGGCAATCGCACGTTAGATTTTCCCGACTTCACCCGAGGGCAGTGGCGCACCCGCAAGCCGATCTTTGCGCTGAACG
This genomic stretch from Acinetobacter sp. WCHA55 harbors:
- the groL gene encoding chaperonin GroEL (60 kDa chaperone family; promotes refolding of misfolded polypeptides especially under stressful conditions; forms two stacked rings of heptamers to form a barrel-shaped 14mer; ends can be capped by GroES; misfolded proteins enter the barrel where they are refolded when GroES binds), with amino-acid sequence MAVKDIRFGEDARSKMVRGVNVLANAVKATLGPKGRNVVLQKSYGAPTITKDGVSVAKEIELADAFENMGAQMVKEVASKTSDNAGDGTTTATVLAQAFIREGMKAVAAGMNPMDLKRGIDQAVKAAVGELKSLSKPSSTSKEIAQVGAISANSDANIGDLIAQAMDKVGKEGVITVEEGSGLDNELDVVEGMQFDRGYLSPYFVNNQQSMSADLDDPFILLYDKKISNVRDLLPVLEGVAKAGKPLLIVAEEVEGEALATLVVNTIRGIVKVCAVKAPGFGDRRKAMLEDMAILTGGVVISEEVGLSLEKATIKDLGRAKKIQVSKENTTIIDGAGEGAGIEARIKQIKAQIEETSSDYDREKLQERVAKLAGGVAVIKVGAATEVEMKEKKARVEDALHATRAAVEEGIVPGGGVALIRAKAAIAGIKGVNEDQNHGIQIALRAMEAPLREIVTNAGDEPSVILNRVVEGSGAFGYNAANGEFGDMIEFGILDPTKVTRTALQNAASIAGLMITTEAMVAEAPKKDEPAMPAGGGMGGMGGMDF
- the groES gene encoding co-chaperone GroES; translated protein: MSNIKPLHDRVVIKRMEEEKLSAGGIVIPDSATEKPIKGEVVAVGTGKVLDNGQVRAPQVKVGDKVLFGKYSGTEVKLDGVELLVVKEDDLFAILG
- the cutA gene encoding divalent-cation tolerance protein CutA; translation: MPVSALICFCTCPDADSAERIATALVAERLAACVNLLPGLRSVYRWQRKVEAAAEVLLLVKTSAEAYPALQERLRQLHPYELPELLAVEAASGLPEYLQWLAAESRPVN